The following proteins are co-located in the Microcystis wesenbergii NRERC-220 genome:
- a CDS encoding DNA-directed RNA polymerase subunit omega produces MSKRFKFDSSEMIYLTDKLMNAASNRYSIVVQVARRAKRVRYDTVENIDDPMIKPVQRALMEMTDELTEPELLRD; encoded by the coding sequence ATGTCCAAACGGTTTAAATTCGACTCCTCCGAGATGATTTATCTCACCGATAAACTGATGAATGCGGCCAGCAATCGTTACTCGATCGTCGTGCAAGTCGCTAGACGGGCTAAACGCGTCCGCTACGATACCGTAGAAAATATCGACGACCCGATGATTAAACCCGTCCAACGGGCCCTGATGGAAATGACCGACGAATTAACCGAACCGGAATTATTACGCGATTAA
- a CDS encoding SufE family protein, protein MFPSNLDRIVERLKRRTDPKQKYEQLLAFAKKLEPIPESAKIPANKVHGCVSQVYITADLENGQVWYKGDSDAQLVKGLVALLIEGLNGLTPTEILQVTPDFIEETGLKVSLTPSRANGFYNIFQLMQKKALGFQLGMSA, encoded by the coding sequence ATGTTCCCGTCTAATCTCGATCGCATCGTCGAACGCCTCAAACGTCGTACCGATCCTAAGCAAAAATACGAACAATTACTAGCTTTTGCTAAAAAACTAGAACCAATACCAGAATCTGCCAAAATACCCGCTAATAAAGTTCATGGCTGTGTATCCCAAGTTTATATCACTGCCGACCTCGAAAATGGCCAGGTTTGGTACAAAGGGGATTCCGACGCACAATTAGTCAAGGGTTTAGTTGCTTTGTTAATCGAGGGTTTAAATGGACTGACTCCCACAGAAATCCTGCAAGTCACCCCAGATTTTATCGAAGAAACCGGTTTAAAAGTCAGCCTTACCCCTTCCCGCGCCAACGGATTTTATAATATTTTCCAATTAATGCAGAAAAAGGCTCTCGGTTTTCAGTTGGGAATGTCCGCTTAG
- a CDS encoding transcriptional repressor, producing MSAYTASSLKAELNARGWRLTPQREKILHVFQNLPKGNHLSAEELQELLDKRGEGISLSTIYRSVKLMSRMGILRELELAEGHKHYELNQPYPHHHHHLVCIQCNKTIEFNNDSILKHSLKQCEKEGFQLIDCQLTVMAICPEALRMGWPSGIPSNWGCTRSLVDTRFQNCEIPESKEPEPEN from the coding sequence ATGTCTGCCTACACTGCTTCCTCCCTGAAAGCGGAACTCAACGCGCGGGGGTGGCGCTTAACTCCCCAGCGAGAGAAAATTCTGCACGTTTTCCAGAATTTACCGAAAGGCAATCATCTCAGTGCTGAGGAATTGCAGGAATTACTGGACAAACGGGGGGAGGGAATTAGTTTATCGACGATTTACCGCAGTGTTAAACTAATGTCGCGGATGGGAATTTTGCGGGAGTTAGAATTGGCCGAAGGTCATAAACACTACGAACTCAATCAACCCTATCCCCACCACCATCATCATTTGGTCTGTATTCAGTGTAATAAAACCATCGAATTTAACAATGATTCCATTCTCAAACACAGTCTCAAACAGTGTGAGAAAGAGGGTTTTCAGTTAATTGACTGTCAGTTAACAGTGATGGCCATCTGTCCGGAAGCTTTGCGGATGGGTTGGCCGTCGGGAATACCGAGTAATTGGGGTTGCACCCGTTCGCTGGTGGATACTCGTTTCCAAAACTGCGAGATTCCCGAATCAAAGGAACCGGAACCAGAAAACTAG
- a CDS encoding DnaJ domain-containing protein has translation MKNYYEVLQIPRNASNNQIKAAFRRLARQYHPDYNPNDPEAVRKFREIEQAYRVLSDKGQRKEYDRNLSPEIPTFNPSAEDFYQQGWHYAQEKNYQLAIAFYQQAIAINPQFWQAYLQRAEVYYHNQQDRQVLSDCRQVLQLKPDCSQAYYYLGLSRQRLGYTQSSLEAYRKAIAIDPDNPQFYYQRGLALEELSELPAARKDFQIAAKKFKQQGNFRRYYAIENKLRDPQKSYRQQQSIKWSKTIFIVFDLLKISCSSLLKPKTGMAEAFLKSNRNQALATGVLAAIISSFFIAVTWQNWTVKSEFLLLLGWAVFPFIILTLSSWFGRKLSNKYGSFTGDIFLAGLIVLPFSFVILLTSYLSINSDIIGAIIGVTGGYLTGMLYYGYRHLSNISWPISLLLLPFVLGFLTANIWGVYYYL, from the coding sequence ATGAAAAATTACTATGAAGTCCTGCAAATTCCCCGTAATGCCAGCAATAATCAGATAAAAGCCGCTTTTCGTCGTCTGGCCCGGCAATATCACCCCGATTATAATCCCAATGATCCAGAGGCAGTCAGAAAATTTCGGGAAATTGAACAAGCTTATCGGGTTTTGAGCGATAAAGGGCAAAGAAAAGAGTATGATCGCAATTTATCCCCAGAAATACCCACTTTTAACCCCAGTGCCGAGGATTTTTATCAACAGGGATGGCACTACGCTCAAGAGAAAAATTATCAACTAGCGATCGCATTTTACCAGCAAGCGATCGCAATTAATCCGCAATTTTGGCAGGCCTATCTGCAACGGGCGGAAGTTTACTACCATAATCAGCAGGATCGGCAAGTTTTAAGCGATTGTCGGCAAGTTTTGCAGTTAAAACCCGATTGTTCCCAAGCTTACTATTACCTCGGTTTATCTCGTCAACGACTCGGTTACACCCAATCCTCCCTAGAAGCTTATAGAAAAGCAATCGCCATTGACCCAGATAACCCCCAATTCTATTATCAAAGAGGATTGGCTCTAGAGGAACTCTCGGAACTGCCAGCAGCACGAAAAGATTTCCAAATAGCGGCCAAGAAATTTAAGCAACAGGGAAATTTTCGCCGCTATTATGCCATTGAAAATAAATTAAGAGACCCTCAGAAAAGTTATCGACAACAGCAATCAATCAAGTGGTCAAAAACTATTTTTATTGTTTTTGATTTGCTGAAAATCTCTTGCTCATCTTTGCTAAAACCAAAGACTGGTATGGCAGAGGCTTTTTTAAAGTCCAACCGTAATCAGGCTTTAGCTACGGGAGTATTGGCAGCAATAATCAGCAGTTTTTTCATCGCTGTGACTTGGCAAAACTGGACAGTTAAATCTGAGTTTTTGCTGTTATTAGGCTGGGCAGTATTTCCTTTTATTATTCTGACTTTATCTAGTTGGTTTGGCAGAAAATTAAGTAATAAATATGGTAGTTTTACTGGCGATATATTTTTAGCTGGCCTAATAGTTTTGCCCTTTTCCTTCGTCATTTTGCTCACTTCCTATTTATCCATAAATAGCGATATTATCGGCGCAATTATCGGTGTAACCGGCGGTTATCTAACCGGAATGCTCTACTATGGTTATCGCCATTTATCCAATATTTCTTGGCCGATATCTTTACTTTTACTCCCTTTTGTGCTAGGTTTTCTTACGGCCAACATCTGGGGAGTTTATTATTATCTCTAA